CGCAGAGGTGCGAGCCCAGGAAGCCGGCGGCCCCCGTGATCAGGACGCGCATCAGCTGGGGGACGGCACGGCGCCGCCGACGGGGGCCACGGGCGCGACCGGGATGCGGCCCACGGAGACGTAGTGGAAGCCCATCGCGGCCATCCGCTCCGGCTCCCACAGGTTGCGGCCGTCGAAGACCACCGGCTCGGCCAGGCGCTCGCGGATGCGGTCGAAGTCCGGCACGCGGTACGGCTGCCACTCGGTGAGCACCAGCAGCGCGTCGGCCCCGCTCAGGCAGTCGTAGTTGCGCTCGCACAGCGACAGGTCGCCGGTCGCCAGCAGGTCCGCGAAGTAGCGCCCCGCCTCGTGCTTCGCCTCGGGGTCGTGGGCGCGGATGGTGGCGCCGCGCGAGACCAGGCCGCGCACGATGGTGAGCGACGGCGCCTCGCGCATGTCGTCGGTCTCCGGCTTGAACGACAGGCCCCACACGGCGAAGGTGCGGCCGGAGAGGTCTTCCCCGTATCGTTCCACGATCCTCTGCACCAGCAAGGACTTCTGCGAGGCGTTCACGCGCTCCACGCCGTCCAGGATGGCGCTGTCCACGCCGTGCTCGCCCAGCGTGTGCACCAGCGCCTTCACGTCCTTGGGGAAGCAGCTGCCGCCGTAGCCGATGCCGGCGAAGAGGAAGCCGGGGCCGATGCGCTCGTCGCTGCCGATGCCCTTGCGCACGTCGTTCACGTCGGCCCCCACCGCCTCGCACAGCCCGGCGATGGTGTTCATGAACGAGATGCGGGTCGCCAGCATGGCGTTGGCGGCGTACTTGGTGATCTCGGCCGAGGCGATGTCCATGAACAGCACCGGGTTGCCGGTGCGCACGAACGGGGCGTACAGCTCCGCCAGCCGCGCCCGCGCGTGCTCGGAGTCGACGCCGATGACCACGCGGTCCGGCTTCATGAAGTCCTGGACCGCCGCGCCTTCCTTGAGGAACTCGGGGTTCGAGCAGACGTGGAAGGGCCGCGCGGTGTGGCGGCGGATGGCGTCGCGCACCTTGTTGGCCGTGCCCACCGGCACCGTGCTCTTGGTGATGACGATCTTCTCCGGCCCGTCCGCCGGCATGTTCCGGCCGATGGTCTCCGCCACGGCCAGCACGTGCTGAAGGTCGGCCGAGCCGTCCTCGCCCGGAGGCGTGCCCACGGCGATGAAGATCACCTCGGCGCCCGCGACCGCCTTGTCCACCTCGGTGGTGAAGGTCAGGCGGCCCTCGCGGAGGTTGCGCTCCACCAGCGGCTCCAGGCCGGGCTCGTAGATGGGGATCTCGCCCGCGTTGAGCCGGGCGATCTTGCCCGCGTCGATGTCGGCGCACACCACGTCGCTGCCCGCCTCGGCCAGGCACGCGCCCGCCACGAGGCCCACGTATCCGGTACCCACCACCGCTATGTGCATGACGATCTGCTGTCGTTTGAATGGAGACGAGGCCGCCCGCGATCCCCGCGGGCGCGCCCTGGCGGCGCGGAGGTTGACCGTCCGCGCGGTGTGCCGGTAGCTTGACCGGCTGCACCCGCTCCGCGTGGCAGCGGCGGGTGCGGCTGCCGGGCACGCGGCTGCCACGGGCGGGAAGCTACCGCCGGGGGCGGTGCGGAATCAAGTGCGGCGGCGGCACCCGCATCTCCCGTGACACGCTCCCCGCGGCCCGCACGGCGCCTTCCGCACGCCGGCGGACGGGCCCGCGCGAGGG
This sequence is a window from Longimicrobiaceae bacterium. Protein-coding genes within it:
- a CDS encoding UDP-glucose/GDP-mannose dehydrogenase family protein; translation: MHIAVVGTGYVGLVAGACLAEAGSDVVCADIDAGKIARLNAGEIPIYEPGLEPLVERNLREGRLTFTTEVDKAVAGAEVIFIAVGTPPGEDGSADLQHVLAVAETIGRNMPADGPEKIVITKSTVPVGTANKVRDAIRRHTARPFHVCSNPEFLKEGAAVQDFMKPDRVVIGVDSEHARARLAELYAPFVRTGNPVLFMDIASAEITKYAANAMLATRISFMNTIAGLCEAVGADVNDVRKGIGSDERIGPGFLFAGIGYGGSCFPKDVKALVHTLGEHGVDSAILDGVERVNASQKSLLVQRIVERYGEDLSGRTFAVWGLSFKPETDDMREAPSLTIVRGLVSRGATIRAHDPEAKHEAGRYFADLLATGDLSLCERNYDCLSGADALLVLTEWQPYRVPDFDRIRERLAEPVVFDGRNLWEPERMAAMGFHYVSVGRIPVAPVAPVGGAVPSPS